Within the Balneolales bacterium ANBcel1 genome, the region TGGTGATTTACCGGTCCGGTTTGTGCCCCTCCGGAGATGCCGGCGGACCCGAACCGGTGCTGCCCTCCTGACAGTGAAGCATGGATTTGTGACGCACCCGGTTCTTTTGTGATAATGTTGATGGCCCCGTTAAACGCATTCGGACCGAAGATTCTGGCTCCGGGTCCGTGCAGGATTTCCACACGTTCGATACTCTGCAGATCCACCGGTACATTCAGGTTATGGTGCCCGGTTTGCGGATCCGTGACATTTACGCCATTGAGCAGCACCAGGGTCTGGTCGAACGTACCGCCGCGGATGCTGACATCCGATTGCATGCCATAGGTCCCCCGATGGCGGATATCGACACTGCGCACCCCTGACAGGAGTCCGGCAAGGTCATGGACAGGGGCATCGCTGATCTGCCGGCGGTCCATTACCCGCACCGATCGCCGCATCTCGGAATACCTGACCGGAACACGCTGGGCGCTGATAACAACCTCGTCCAGGTCAACGGCTATGATCGAATCCGGCGAGATTACCAGATAGGGCTGATCACGGTCTGATAAACGGGGTCGTTCGATATGACCTGTTTCAGCGGATAATGCGGATTCTCCAAAAGAACTGGCCGGCTCGGGAGGATCAATAGTCGATGCGGGTTTTTGATGGGCGGGATCAGCACCTGCCGAAAGGCTTGTCGCGGCCCGGGTCACATACGGCGAAAAAAACAAACATAAAACGAATATCGCAGGCGCCCATCGTCGCCCGGTGGTTCGGTAAGAAAGCATATAGCAGGTAGTTACAGTCCGGTTTCATTTGTCGGTGCACTTCGTCACCGGTCCATCTGCTTGAAAATACACACCTCACCCTTAAAACACACGGACGAATGAAGTTGCGCTTGATGAACTCATTGCCATATTGCCTGGAGTTAACTGAAATGGTAATATGATATGGAACGCTGGCTTCAGGTAGCATGCCAGAAAGCAATACCAATCCACCAAATCACCACTTCACAGGAGGGAAATCTATGCAGGTATATCTGGGTGACAAACTGCCCGATGTGGCAAAGAAACAACTCGCGGGCCTGGGATGCGATGTGATCGACCGGCCGGATAGTGGCAAGGCAGACCTGGACCGTGGAATTGGCGATGCGGTTGTACTGGTCGTGCGATCTACGGTCGTATCCAGCGAGTGCATCCGAAACAGTCCGGCACTGACACTCATCATCCGGGCCGGAGCGGGAGTCAACAATATTGATCAGGACGCCGCCAGCAAGGCGGGTATTTTTGTATCCAACTGCCCGGGGCAAAACGCCATTGCCGTGGCGGAACTGGCACTTGGACTCATGCTGTCGCTTGACCGAAGACTCCCGGAAAACGTCGCCGAGTTCCGAAACGGAAACTGGAAAAAGTCGGAGTTCAGCAAGGCCGACGGCCTGTACGGGAAGAAGCTGGGGATCATCGGAACGGGACAAATTGGCAGAGAAGTGATTGCGCGTGCCGGGGCTTTCGGCATGCCGGTCATCGCCTGGTCGCGCTCCCTTACCGCAGAGAAAGCCGAAGCGCTGGATGTGACCTTCGCCGACAGTCCGGGAGCTGTTGCCGCAGAATGTGACATCCTGAGCGTGCACCTGGCTCTCAGCGACGAAACGCGCGGACTGATTTCTGCGGATATACTCGCAAGCCTGAAACAGGGAGCTCTCTTCATAAACACTTCCAGGGCTGAAGTTGTGGACGGCGAAGCCCTGTACCGCGAGCTGGAATCTGGTCGAATTCGCGCCGGCCTGGACGTATTTGATGAAGAGCCGGAACAAAAAAGCGGACCGTTCAGCAGCCGGTTGCAGAAGCTGGAGAATGTCTATGTAACCCATCACATCGGAGCAAGCACGCAACAGGCGCAAATTGCGGTGGCCATGGATGCCGTGGAAACCGTTCGTGTATACGTACAGGAAGGACGGGTCCGCAACTGGCTGAATAAAAGCGGCCGGAACAAGACTCCGTGCAAGCTGGTTGTGAGGCATTTCGACAAGCCGGGTGTGCTGGCCAATGTGATGAGTGAGCTCAAAGCGGTGGGCATCAATGCCCAGGAACTGGAGAACGTCATCTTCAAAGGCAAGGAAACCGCCTGTTGTACGATCCAGCTCAATAATCATCCCCCGGAAGAAACCCTTACGGCTATTCGAGGCCGAAAGGATGAAGTCATAAGCGCGCTTCTTCTGTCGAACTGACCTGCTTTCGAGCAACTGCTCACCATATTCGTCAGACGCAATCCAACTCCAAAAGGCTCACTTCTTGCTCTTGCGAGCCCAGGTATCACGCAGCGTTGCGGTGCGGTTGAAGACCTGCTTTTCCGGTGTGGAGTTTTTGTCGGGATAGTAATAGCCCTTTCTCATAAACTGAAAATAGGGCATTTCGGGTGATACAGTTACGCTGGGGTCGCTTCCCACGCTTCCGTCACCGACCTGGCTTGCATCCCTGGAGCTGTGCACGTCATCCGCTCCATGACCGGAAGCGTCCTTGCGTGCGTTGCCGCTGCCCGAATTTATATGGTCATCGGCTGACTCCGCAGCTGTGGTGTCCGGACTATCCGCTGAATTCGAATTACCGACGCCCCAAACAGGCGTATCATCCGCCAGCACCGGTTCGGCATACGCCGAGGAGATGACATTCAGGCTGTCGGGATTTACGAAATCGGTAAACTCCCCTCCCGTCCGGGCAGCTTCCTCCACCGGATTCTCCACGGTAAACAGGCGGTCGTACTCCCTGATTTCGATGCGATGTGCATGGGGGATGCTCACCCAGTGCAGGGTTCCCTTTGCTTTAATGCCGGAGGTATCGCTGCCGCTTTTACTGTCCGGATGATACCGGCAGTGAACTTCGGTCAGGTTCCCCTCATCATCCTTCACAAAATCATCACATGTGATGATATACGCGCTCTTCAGGCGGACACTGCGGCCTGGTCCGAGGCGGAAAAACTTCTTCGGCGGG harbors:
- a CDS encoding NAD(P)-dependent oxidoreductase encodes the protein MQVYLGDKLPDVAKKQLAGLGCDVIDRPDSGKADLDRGIGDAVVLVVRSTVVSSECIRNSPALTLIIRAGAGVNNIDQDAASKAGIFVSNCPGQNAIAVAELALGLMLSLDRRLPENVAEFRNGNWKKSEFSKADGLYGKKLGIIGTGQIGREVIARAGAFGMPVIAWSRSLTAEKAEALDVTFADSPGAVAAECDILSVHLALSDETRGLISADILASLKQGALFINTSRAEVVDGEALYRELESGRIRAGLDVFDEEPEQKSGPFSSRLQKLENVYVTHHIGASTQQAQIAVAMDAVETVRVYVQEGRVRNWLNKSGRNKTPCKLVVRHFDKPGVLANVMSELKAVGINAQELENVIFKGKETACCTIQLNNHPPEETLTAIRGRKDEVISALLLSN